GGCCGACGGTAGCCGGCCCCGCGTACCGTCTCGATCAGGTGCTCGCCCGTCTTGCGGCGGATGCGCTTGACGTAGGCGTCGACGATCCGGTCATCTCCGCCAAAATCCAGGCCCCAGACCCGTTCCAGGATCTCCCCGCGGCTGAACAGCCGGCCGGGGTGCCGTTCGAGCAGCTCGAACAGCGCTTCCTCCTTCGCTGTCAACGAGGAGCGGGCTGGAATGTCCACGGACGCGCTCACAGGCCGGCACTCCTGGAGGGCCGACGGCGGCTCGGCGCTGTCGCTGGGAGCGGGCCGTTCACTGGGGGAGACATGCTGGGATCAGGCATCACGACGGTCCGGCGGGCAGTGGAAAGGTGGCTCCACAGCGCTGTCCGGGCCGGATCATGCGATGTGAAGTAAACCCCATGGCCCATGCTCTCAGGGGGGCGCTTACAGATTCCTCTCATCGCCTTCATCAAACCCAGGTAACTGAAACGGTGGTCTGGACAGCATTTCTATGCTTGCAGACATAAACCCGCCAGCTGACCTGTTGTTCATCCCCCGGCGGGGGCCGCGCTTCGCCACCGGGCAAGCGCGCAGGGTGGAGTGAGGCCCGCTCAGACGAGCCCGCCACGGCGACGCATCTCATCCTGAAGCGCAGGCACGGCCACGTCGCGCACCCGCCCCGCATGCCGGTGGGCCGCCCACGCTGCCGTAATCCCCGCCGCCTCGCCCATGGTGTGACAGTTCTGCTGCACGCGAATACTGGACTGCGCCTCGAACGTGCTGCTCGCCGCGCGGCCCGGCACCAGCAGGTTCGCCACGCCCACCGGCACGATGCAGCGCAACGGGATGTCATGGAACGCGTCTCTGGCGAAGTACGGTGCCGTGCCCTCGCGGTCGTGCAGCAGCCGGTCGCCGCCCCTCACGGAGTGGATGTCCACCGGGTAGTGGTTGCGGCAGATGCTGTCGGCAAACCGCGCACAGTCAAGGATGTCCTCCAGCGTGAGCGTGTACTCGCCCGTGATCCGCCGGGACTCACGGATACCCACCATCGGGGCGACGACACCGATGAAGGCCGCCTCGCAGCCCGGCAGGTACCGGCGGCAGAAGGCCGTCAGTCGGTCAATGCCCTCCCGGCCGTCCACCTGCGCGGCCGAGAGCTGCCACGGATCGGCTCCGTCGTGCAGGTCATTGCGGATGCGGGGGCAGTTGAAACTGATCTCGCCTGGGCGGCCCGGAACGCTGAACCCCTGGAAGTAATCCCCATCCCGTTCCAGCAGCACACCGTCGCTCACCGCCTGCCGGAACAGCGGCTCCAGCGTGGAGTTCTTGCCCCAGACCATCCAGAAATGCATGAACTGTGGGCTGTCCTGCCCCTGGCCCTGCCCTTGCAGGAAGGCGCACAGCCGCGCCGTATCCACCCCGGCCAGCGTGAAGCGCAGGCTCATGGCCTGATGCACGCCGTCCAGGTCGCCACCCCGCATGGGCACGCCGGCCAGGGCCGCCACGTCCGCGTCACCGGTCGCGTCGATGAACACGCGGGCACGCACCGCCTGCAACCCCCCCTTGTTGTGAACCACCAGCGCCTCGATCTGCTCCCCGTTCATGCTCGGCTGAACCACATGCGTGTGGTACAGCACCTCACCCCCGGCTTCGAGCAGCATCTGCTCCAGCACGAACTTCATGCCTTCCGGATTGGACCAGTTGTCGTTCCCGCCAGGATCGGTCGCGCCGTCTCCCCGCGCGTCCAGCCGACGCTTGAGTTCATCCGTCAGGCCCCGGTTCAGATTTTCGCCCGCCGAGACGTTCCGCATCAGGGGGGTGACCCAGCCGTTCGTGCCGGTGCCCCCCAGACTGCCCAGCGCCTCGATGACCAGCACCCGCGTGCCCGTGCGGGCCGCCGCAATGCCGGCCATGGCACCCGCCGTGCCACCCCCGGCCACGATCACGTCCCATGTCCGCTCCAGCGTGCGGTAGGGAAGGGTGTGGGCTTCAGGGAATGTCATGGATCGTCACCCCCACGCGATCCGCAATCAACTTGGCCGTGGCACGAAGGCTCCGGGTATTCAGTTCGTCTGGCGGCGTCACGTCGATGAGCTTGCCTCCGCTGTGGATCATCACCAGCCTCCACCCATACCCACGATGTCGCAGGGTCATGCCTTCGAAGGTCTGGAAAGGAACCGTCAGCGCTTCGCCCAGAGGGGCATCGGCCTTCTCGATGGTTACCACGCGGGTGGCCGTGTCCACCGTAATCCGCCCACCCCGCACGGCGCGCTGGTGCACCCCGTAGCCGACGAAACACAGCGCGATCAGCAACTCGAACGGACTGGGGGGCAGGTGCCCTTCTTTGAGGGCCACGGCCCACTGGATCACGGTGGTACCGAGGATCAGGAGCCCGGCCAGGAGCAGCACCCACCATGCCGCGCCGCCCGGTTTCATCGCCTCCAGCCGCAGCAGGGTCGGCGTGTCCTCCGTCACCACCCACCGCCGGAAATCGAGCCTCGCAGCGGCCCGGTTCACGGACTGGCCACGTCCGCTTGAACGCTGACGGTGCCATACGACGCGCCGTTCACGACGATCTCGAAGGGATCAGTGCGGGCGGGGGTGCCCGGATCGGTATAGGTGCGTTTCTCCCAGCCGATGATCGCCGGACACGCGACCTTCAGGCCGCTCTGGGTGCTGCCAATCGCCCGGAGTTGCAGGACACCAGCCCTCCGCTCGGCCTCGAAGCGCTTGAAGGACTGACAGCCGCCCACCGTGACCTCCACCAGCACGGCCAGGGGGGCAGTGGCCGCCACGCTCGCCGGGAACGCCACGCTCTTGATCTCCATGGCGTATTCGGATGGGACCGGCCCACTCTGGGTTCCGCAGCCGGTCAGGCCGAGGGCCACCGCAAGGCCCAGCGCTGCTGCCCAATCCTTCATCCCTTCACCGCGCCTTCCAGGCCCTTCATGAAGTACCGCTGCCCGAAGGCGAACACGATCAGGATCGGGATGATGGTGATAACCGCCCCCGCCATCACGGCGCGGCTGTTGGTGGAGAAGGTGCCGCTCAGTTCCAGCAGCCCGGCCGAGAGCGGCATGAGTTCCTTGTCGGGCAGCATGATCCGCGCCCACAGAAAGGAGTTCCAGTACGCCACGAACTCGAAGATCGAGAAGGCCGCGATGGTCGGCATGGCCAGCGGCAGCATGATCCGCCGCCAGATGCTCAGTTCGCTGGCCCCGTCGATCCGCGCCGCTTCAATAAGTTCCAGCGGCACGCTCAGGTAGGCCTGCCGGATCAGGAACAGGCCCACGATGCTCGCGATGCCGGGAATGACGATGGCGAGGTACTGCCGCGCGGCGTCCAGGATCGGGTTGGTCTGCTGGAGCAGGCCCAGCTTGATCACGGTGATGTAGTTGACGATCAGTCCGGACTCGTTGGGCAGTACCATCAGCGCCAGGATCGCGTAGAAGATCAGGTCGCGGCCCGGAAAGCGCATCTTCGCCAGGGGATACGCGGCGAGGGTGGCGAGCAGCACGGTCAGAGTCACGCCCAGCGTGCAGACGATCACGGAATTCAGGATTAGCCGCCAGAAGGGGACGGTCGTGCCGCTCCACATGACCGCGTAGTTCTTCAGGCTGATGGCGGCGGGCAGGATCTTGGCCTGGTAGATGTTCCCGGTGGGCTCCAGCGACGTGATCAGCGTCCAGTAGAACGGGTAGAGCATGATCAGCGCGATCACGACCAGCACGGCGTACGCGAGCGCGTTCATGAGCAGGGTGGTGCGGCGGCGGCGGGCCTTGATCTGCGCGGCGGCCGCGGCGTACGCGTCGGTCGTGGCCGGGCGGGCGGGGGAGAGGGTCACGTCAGCCATCGACCCTGCCTCCACGGGTGAGCCGGAAGTTGATCAGGCCGAAGATGATGCTGATCACCGCGATGATCAGGCCAGCGGCGGCGGCCAGGCCGTACTGGAAGTCCTGGAAGGCCTTGGAGTAGGTGTAGAACAGGGCCGAGTACGTGCTCCCGGCCGGGCCGCCCTGCGTCATGACATAGATCTCCTCGAACACCTTGATGGCGCTGATGGTCGAGAGCAGCGAGCACACCAGGATCGTCGGCCGCAGGCCCGGAATTGTGACATTCCAGAACACCTGCCAGCGCGTCGCGCCGTCGATGGTGGCGGCGTCGTCGAGTTCCTGGCTGACGTTCTGGAGCCCCGCGAGGTATAGCACCATGTAATAGCCGATGCCCTTCCAGAGGGTCACGAACATGACGGCCAGCAGGGCGGTCGCCGGGTTATTCAAGAGGCCACGGTCATCGCGCATCAGACCCACGGCGCGCAGCACGGCGTTCACCGGGCCGCCCTGCTGGTACATCCAGTTCCACATCAGGCCGGCCACGGCGAAACTCGTGATGGCCGGCACGTAGTACGCCGTGCGGAAAAACCCGACGCCCTTCAGGGGCCGGTTGACGAGCAGAGCGACCAGCATGCTCAGCACCTGGATGACCGGCACGACCAGGATGTACTTCAGCGAGTTGCGCAGCCCCGACCAGAACTGCTCGTCCTGCATCAGCGTGCGGAAGTTCTCCAGCCCCACCCACTGCGGCGGCGAGATGATGTTGTACTTCGTGAAGGCCAGGAACGTTCCGAAGAACACCGGCCAGGTGTGGAACATCACCAGCAGGATCAGGAACGGCAGCATGAAGGCGTAGGCAATCAGGGTGTTGCGCGCCGTGACGCGCGCGCCCGCGCTGCCCAGCCGGTGCTCCTCGCGGCGCGACCGGCGGTTGGGGGTGGAGGTCATGGGCGGTAGTGTACGCAGTCCAGGGTGAACCGGCGTGAAAAAGCGGGCACACGCAAAAACCCCCGCGCTGGGCGGGGGCTGATCACGGAAAGCTGAGGCGCGGCCCTCAGTGGCCGTCGCCATCCTGGGCTTCGCGCTTGCCCTCGTTATACTCGGCGTGCGCTTCGGCGTTGTGGACTTCGGCCTTCGCACGGTCTTCCAGGGCCTTGGCCTTATCCGAAACGTGCCCCGTGACGGCGTGAGACACGTCATGGGCGGCCTCACGGGCGCGATCGGCAGCCTCGTTCACCTTGGCCTTGGCGGCGTCCAGCATGTTTTCGGCGGTGCTTTTATCACTCATCAGTCGAGTCCTCCTGAAGTTGAATTCCCGGTGAGGGTGATTCCAGACTGACCGCGCCGTGCCAGGAGGGCATGAGGACTCGTTCAGGGCGTGACCATCAAGCGTCCGGTCTCCCTTGGGGGTTCCCTCATGCGCGTGGCACGCGGGCCCTGTCGGATCACGGTTGCCTCAAGGTCGCATGGACACTTGAACCCTGACGTTCACCCGATGGCGCTACAGTGTTCCCCGACATGGATAAGCACATCAAGGTGCCCGACCAGGGCGAGAAGATCAGCATGCGCAGCGGCGTCCTCACGGTACCCGACCAGCCCATCATTCCCTTTGTGGAAGGCGACGGCACCGGGGCTGACATCTGGAAGGCCAGCGTCCGTGTGCTCGACGCGGCGGTGGAAAAAGCCTACGGCGGCAAGCGCAAGATCGCCTGGATGGAGGTCTACGCCGGCGACAAGGCCAACGAGGTCTACGGTGAAGCGGTGTGGCTGCCCCAGGCGACCATCGACGCCTTCAAGGAATATCTGATCGGGATCAAGGGCCCGCTCACCACGCCGGTTGGCGGCGGCATCCGCAGCATCAACGTGGCGCTGCGCCAGGAACTCGACCTGTACGCCTGCCTGCGTCCGGTGCAGTACTTCGAAGGCGTGCCCAGCCCGGTCAAGCACCCGGAGCACGTGGATATGATCATCTTCCGCGAGAACACCGAGGACATCTACGCCGGAATCGAGTACATGGCCGGTACGCCGGACGCCGCCAAGATGCGCGACTTCCTGGTGAACGAGATGGGCGTCAAGAAGATCCGCTTCCCCGACTCCAGCTCGTTCGGCGTGAAGCCGGTCAGCAAAGAAGGCACGGAGCGGCTGGTGCGCGCTGCGATCCAGTACGCCCTCGACAATGGCCGCAAGTCGGTCACCCTGGTGCACAAGGGCAACATCATGAAGTTCACCGAGGGCGGCTTCCGCGACTGGGGATACGAGCTGGCCAAGAAGGAATTCGGCGGCGTTGAGATCGACGGCGGCCCGTGGCTGAAGCTGCCCGGCGGAATCGTCATCAAGGACGTGATCGCCGACGCCTTCTTGCAACAGATCATCCTGCGCCCCAAGGAATACGACGTGATCGCCACGTTGAACCTCAACGGCGACTACATCTCTGACGCGCTGGCCGCGCAGGTCGGCGGAATCGGCATCGCGCCGGGCGCGAACATCAACTACGTGTCGGGGACGGCCGTGTTCGAGGCCACCCACGGCACCGCGCCCAAGTACGCCGGCAAGGACGTCATCAATCCCTCGTCCGTGATCCTGTCGGGCGAGATGATGCTGCGCTACCTGGGGTGGACGGAAGCCGCTGACCTGATCCTGGCCTCCCTGAGCAAGACCATCGGCCAGAAGACCGTGACCTACGACTTTGCCCGTCTGATGGACGGCGCGAACGAGGTCGGCACGAGCACCTTCGCGGACGCGCTGATCGAGAACATGTAAGTCCAGAGCACACGGTACAGAGGGCAGGGGGCCACCGTTCGTGGTTCTCTGCCCTCCGCCTTGGCTGCTCTGCACTATTCTCCGCGCATGTCGCGCGTGATCCTGGCCCTGATCGGGGTGATTCTGCTGGCCGTGGTGGCGCTCGCGCTGCTGTGGCTCCTGGGGCAGGTGATGGCCGGCGTGGGGGCCTTCGTGGTCGGCACGGCCGGGGTGCTCTCGCGCCTGCTGTGGTTCCTGATCTTCACCGGCGTGCTGTCGGGGCTGGTGTACTTCGTGGCCAGCGCGTGGCGGCCCGCCGCGAAGACTGCAGTGCCTGCCGGCGCTCCAGCAGTCCGTCTGAACGAGGCCGCAAGCGCATTCGCCGTGCCGTCGCCCGTGGTCGGGGCTGCGCCGGTCAGCGAGCCCACGGCGTCCAGCGGAACGCCGGTTCCTGACGTTTCAGCGACCGACCCACCAGACCATCCGGCCCGGTTCACGGGCCGGGCGGACGTCTATGCCGCCGCCCGGCCCGGCTACCCGGCCGAACTGGGCACCTGGCTCGAGTCGTCCGAACTCCTGGCCGCGCCGGTCGCCGATGTCGGGGCCGGGACAGGACTGTTCACGCGGCTGCTGCTGGGCCAGGGCGCCACGGTTCGTGCGGTGGAGCCGAATGACGAGATGCGCGCCCAGCTTGAGCGGAGCCTCGCGGACGCCCTGACGGCCGGAACCCTGAGCGTTCATGCGGGAACGTCGGAGGCGACCGGATTGCCCGACGCTTCCGTGAGTCTGGTGACGGCGGCCCAGGCCGCCCACTGGTTCGACCCGGCGCGAACCGTGGTGGAGTTTCGGCGGATCCTGGCGCCGGGCGGCAGGGTGCTGCTCGTCTGGAACGACTGGCGCGCTGTTGCCCTGCCCTTCAACCGTGCGTATGGCGATACCATCCGTCCCTTTCTGGCCGCAGGAACACCGGAGGTGGCGACCCGCGTTCCCGAGGAGCGCCTGCCTGCCCTGCTGCCCGGCGGGTTCGAGCGGCAGGAGTTCACCCACGAGGTCACCCTGACCCGCGAGCGGCTGCATGCGCTGGCGGCCAGCGTCAGTTACCTGCCAGGGCCAGACTCAGCCGCGTATCCGGCCCTGACGCGGGCCCTCGATGCGGTGTTCGACGAACACGTGACAGGGGAGGGCACGGTCTCATTCGGGTACCGAACCCACGCTTTTCTGGGCTCGCTCGGCTGACAGCGGCCACCCTGGCGTGTTACGCTGAGGACAGAACGCTGCCCGGTCTGTGCCGGGTCGAAAGGAGGTTCCTGCCATGGCCACCGCTATCGACGATCCGCGCCGCACCGGCTACGCCGCCGAGGTCGTGGCGAACACCCTGCTCGACATGGCCCGCGCCGAGGATCGCGAACTGACCCAGATGCAGGTGCATAAACTGGTGTTCATCGCGCACGGATTCACGCTCGCGCTGCTGGGCCGGCCCTTGATGTACAACACCGTCCATGCGTGGAAGAACGGCCCCGTGGTGCGCAAACTCTGGCAGCACTGGGGGGAACGTGGCACCCGGCCCATCAGCGGCCCGCTGCCGGTCGCGCCGGGCGAACCGGATCTCGGCGGCGACCCCGAGGTGATGGAGGTCATCCGCTCCGTCTGGAACGCCTACGGCGGCATGGACGGCGTGGAACTGTCGCGCCTGACCCACACCAGCGGCAGCCCCTGGGCACAGGTGTACGGACAGAATGGCGACCTGATCCCGAACGAGATCACCCGCGAGTACTACACGGGACTGGCCCGCAGTGCCTGAACCGGCCGTCGACCTGCCGACCACACCTGCCGCCTCTCCTGAGCCCTCCGTCCCTCCGTCCGATCCTGTGGGGGAATCGACCTCCATCTCGCGCGTGATTCAGCTGGGGGCTGCCGCCGAGCGCCGCAACGCCGACCTGGACACCCGCACCCGCGAACTGCGGTACCGGGAGCGGGTCGATCAGCGGGTGCTGCGGCTCCTGATCGGCCTGAGCGTCTTCGGCGTGTCCGTCCTGTGGCTGGTCGCGGACGTGACCCTGACCCTCGCGCAGGGCTTTGGCGTGCTGTTCGGGCAGACCTTCAAACTCGACCCGACCATCATCATCGCGTTCCTCACCACCAGCACCGCCACGGTCATTGGTCTGTTCCTGGTCTTCCTGCGCTGGCTGTACCCCAGCGGGCCGGAGAAAGAGTAGGGGAGGGCGGCAGGAGCGTGGGGCCTCTGGGACAGCGCTGGAGGATGTGGAGGAGACGGGCGAAGCCGCTGGGTGAACCGGCATGACGGATTCGGCCGCTCCTGACCCGATATCCGGTGGGGTTATGACGGAATTCAGCCGAATCTGGCTGGGGCATGCTTTCGCGCACGTAACCCGCGCTCCAGTCGTCCTGCTCGCCTCTGGTACACTGCGTGGCTGTGACGCGCGCGGCCTCTCCCTGACACTGGAGTCCACGGGCGCATTCCCGGAGGACTTTTGAGTTACTGGCGCAACACCATCAAACCCCTGCTGGACGCCGAAACCGGCACCATGTTCAAGCACGCCCCGATCCGCGTGACCCTGGCCTTCCCGAACCGCTACTCGGTCGGCATGGCCTCGCTGGGCTATCAGGTCATCTACCGCATGTTCAACAACGAGGAGGGCGTCGCCTGTGAGCGCACCTTCCTGCCGGACGACGTGGACGCCTTCGAGAAGACCGGTCAGCCCCTGCCGACCGTCGAGACCGGCCGGGAAGCCGGGGACTGCGAACTGTTCGCGCTGAGCGTGTCCTTCGAACTCGACCTGACGAACATCATCCGCACGCTGGACGTGGCGGGCATCCGTCCGCTGCGTGAGGAACGCGACGACACGGACGCCGTCGTGATGATCGGCGGACCGTTCACCAGCAGCAATCCCTACCCGCTCACGCCCTTCGCGGACGTGATCGTGATCGGCGACGGCGAGCAGATCGTGCCGGTGGTGTCCGAGGCGCTGCGTGAGGCGACGTCGCGCGAGGATTTCTACGACCTGATCGACGGAATGCCCGGCATCTTCCTCCCGGCCCGGCACTCGCACGAGCCCACATGGGCGACCGCGCCGAAGGAACTGCTGCCGGCGTACTCGCAGATCGTCACGCCGCATTCGGAACTCAGCAACATGTTCCTGGTCGAAGCGCAGCGCGGCTGTCCCCGCCCGTGTACGTTCTGCCTGGCGCGTACCATGTACGGCCCCAACCGCAACAACCAGGCACAGGAACTGCTGGACACCATCCCGGACTGGGTGGAGAAGGTCGGACTGGTGGGCGCGGCGCTCTCGGACTTCCCGCACACGAAGTACGTGGGCCGCACCCTGACCGACCGGGGCATCAAGCTCGGGGTGAGCAGCATCCGGGCCGATACGGTGGACACGGAACTCGCGGAAATCCTCAAGGCGGGCGGCCTGCGGACGTTCACGGTCGCCTCAGACGCGCCGAGCGAACGCCTGCGCCGCTGGCTGAAGAAGGGCATCACCACCGAGGACCTCATCAAGACGGCGCACATCAGCCGCGACCTGGGGTTCAAGGGCATCAAGGTCTACATGATGATCGGCCTGGGGCCCGAGAACGACGACGACATCAGCGAACTGATCTCGTTCACGAAGGAACTCGCGGGCATCAACCGGATTGCGCTGGGCATCAGTCCCTTCGTGCCCAAACGGCACACGCCGCACTTCGCCGATCCCTTCGCGGGCGTGCAGACCATCGAGAAGCGCATGAAGCGCATCCAGAAGGAGCTGCGCACCACCGCCGAACTGCGCAACGTGTCGGCCAAGTGGGCGTGGGTGGAGTCCGTGATCGCGCGCGGCGGCCCCGAGGTGGGCATGGCTGCCCACCAGATCTACCGGAACGAGAGCATCGGCGCGTGGAAGAAGGCCCTGGACGAGGTCGGCTGGCACGACGAATTCGAGACGAATTCACCGGTCATCGACCTGCCGCCCGGCCAGTACGAGGCGAAAGACGTGTCGGCACACGCGCAGGGTCTGGCCGTTTAGTCGTCCAGCCACGGAAAGCTGTCCGGGTCGCGTCTTGACCGCTCGTCGAGCTGCGCGTCCTCGTAGGCGTGAATCCTGTCCAGGAAGGGAAAATCGTCGGGCCGCACTTCCACGCGGAACACAGGCTTCACTGCGTCCAGACTGGCGCAGTGGTGGGAGGTATAGGTGACACCGAACGCTTCACCGCCGGGTTCGCACTCGAAGACGTGCCCGGGCAGCAGGTAAACCCAGCCGGTGCGGAAAGCCCGATGCTCGACTGCATGACGACTCGCGCCGAAGAAGTAGAGCGGAAGGGCCTGACCGTCGACGTGGGCGGTGACGGCTGCATTCACCACCCGCATCGGTACGGCGGGCCGGTTCATGATGGCGAAGAACATCGCCCAGATGCCGTCTGACGAAGCGTAGACGGCCTGACGGTTGCCGAAGTCGCCCACGTCGTTCGACTGGCGCGGTTCGAAGACGGTGATCTCGCCGCTGCCCGTGCCGTGCGCCATGTATCCGCGCCGGTCGCACAGCCAGCACAGAAGGACCCACACGGGAACGGTGTCCGGGCGGTGAACCAGCCCGGAGGCGAGACCAGCCTGTTCTAGATCCTCCAGGGTCTCCCGGTGTGCGTCGACGTCGAACGGGGGCCGGGTCAGCCAGAAGGAAGGCAGTGGCATGTGCTGGTTATAGGCCAAGCGCTCCGTGCAAGGGGATGCGCCGCCATCGTCTGCCGGTTCCGCCATTCCGCCCGGACAACACGCACCTGCACCAACCAGAAACCGCCCTACGTGGGGCGTTTTCGGGAACATTGTTACGCCCGTGATGAAATTGACTGCCCGTATTCTGTACACTACGGCATGACCGAGCCGCATCCCGTTCTGCCCGGCGTGCGCGGGAGGGGCGCGGCCTTCAACGTTCCAGTGCGCTTCGAGCGTCTTTCCTACGATCCGCATGACACCACCGAGGAGGGTTTCGAGCGGCGTGAGTACGCACCCCGCACGCAGTTCTACCGCGACCACGCGCGCACCATCATCGCCACGAACACCTCGCCGGACATTCCCTACCGGGCCAGCATCAATCCATACCGGGGTTGCGAGCACGGCTGCACGTACTGCTACGCGCGGCCCACCCACGAGTTTCTGGGCCTCAGCGCGGGCCTGGACTTCGAATCGAAGATCATGGTGAAGCTCGACGCCGCCACGCTGCTCCGGCGCGAACTGTCCGCACGGAAGTGGAGGCCGCAGGTGATCGCCATGAGCGGCGTGACTGACATCTACCAGCCGGCCGAACGCC
The Deinococcus sp. KSM4-11 DNA segment above includes these coding regions:
- a CDS encoding carbohydrate ABC transporter permease yields the protein MADVTLSPARPATTDAYAAAAAQIKARRRRTTLLMNALAYAVLVVIALIMLYPFYWTLITSLEPTGNIYQAKILPAAISLKNYAVMWSGTTVPFWRLILNSVIVCTLGVTLTVLLATLAAYPLAKMRFPGRDLIFYAILALMVLPNESGLIVNYITVIKLGLLQQTNPILDAARQYLAIVIPGIASIVGLFLIRQAYLSVPLELIEAARIDGASELSIWRRIMLPLAMPTIAAFSIFEFVAYWNSFLWARIMLPDKELMPLSAGLLELSGTFSTNSRAVMAGAVITIIPILIVFAFGQRYFMKGLEGAVKG
- a CDS encoding FAD-dependent oxidoreductase, coding for MTFPEAHTLPYRTLERTWDVIVAGGGTAGAMAGIAAARTGTRVLVIEALGSLGGTGTNGWVTPLMRNVSAGENLNRGLTDELKRRLDARGDGATDPGGNDNWSNPEGMKFVLEQMLLEAGGEVLYHTHVVQPSMNGEQIEALVVHNKGGLQAVRARVFIDATGDADVAALAGVPMRGGDLDGVHQAMSLRFTLAGVDTARLCAFLQGQGQGQDSPQFMHFWMVWGKNSTLEPLFRQAVSDGVLLERDGDYFQGFSVPGRPGEISFNCPRIRNDLHDGADPWQLSAAQVDGREGIDRLTAFCRRYLPGCEAAFIGVVAPMVGIRESRRITGEYTLTLEDILDCARFADSICRNHYPVDIHSVRGGDRLLHDREGTAPYFARDAFHDIPLRCIVPVGVANLLVPGRAASSTFEAQSSIRVQQNCHTMGEAAGITAAWAAHRHAGRVRDVAVPALQDEMRRRGGLV
- a CDS encoding Panacea domain-containing protein, which translates into the protein MATAIDDPRRTGYAAEVVANTLLDMARAEDRELTQMQVHKLVFIAHGFTLALLGRPLMYNTVHAWKNGPVVRKLWQHWGERGTRPISGPLPVAPGEPDLGGDPEVMEVIRSVWNAYGGMDGVELSRLTHTSGSPWAQVYGQNGDLIPNEITREYYTGLARSA
- a CDS encoding carbohydrate ABC transporter permease produces the protein MTSTPNRRSRREEHRLGSAGARVTARNTLIAYAFMLPFLILLVMFHTWPVFFGTFLAFTKYNIISPPQWVGLENFRTLMQDEQFWSGLRNSLKYILVVPVIQVLSMLVALLVNRPLKGVGFFRTAYYVPAITSFAVAGLMWNWMYQQGGPVNAVLRAVGLMRDDRGLLNNPATALLAVMFVTLWKGIGYYMVLYLAGLQNVSQELDDAATIDGATRWQVFWNVTIPGLRPTILVCSLLSTISAIKVFEEIYVMTQGGPAGSTYSALFYTYSKAFQDFQYGLAAAAGLIIAVISIIFGLINFRLTRGGRVDG
- a CDS encoding class I SAM-dependent methyltransferase; translation: MSRVILALIGVILLAVVALALLWLLGQVMAGVGAFVVGTAGVLSRLLWFLIFTGVLSGLVYFVASAWRPAAKTAVPAGAPAVRLNEAASAFAVPSPVVGAAPVSEPTASSGTPVPDVSATDPPDHPARFTGRADVYAAARPGYPAELGTWLESSELLAAPVADVGAGTGLFTRLLLGQGATVRAVEPNDEMRAQLERSLADALTAGTLSVHAGTSEATGLPDASVSLVTAAQAAHWFDPARTVVEFRRILAPGGRVLLVWNDWRAVALPFNRAYGDTIRPFLAAGTPEVATRVPEERLPALLPGGFERQEFTHEVTLTRERLHALAASVSYLPGPDSAAYPALTRALDAVFDEHVTGEGTVSFGYRTHAFLGSLG
- a CDS encoding radical SAM protein, encoding MSYWRNTIKPLLDAETGTMFKHAPIRVTLAFPNRYSVGMASLGYQVIYRMFNNEEGVACERTFLPDDVDAFEKTGQPLPTVETGREAGDCELFALSVSFELDLTNIIRTLDVAGIRPLREERDDTDAVVMIGGPFTSSNPYPLTPFADVIVIGDGEQIVPVVSEALREATSREDFYDLIDGMPGIFLPARHSHEPTWATAPKELLPAYSQIVTPHSELSNMFLVEAQRGCPRPCTFCLARTMYGPNRNNQAQELLDTIPDWVEKVGLVGAALSDFPHTKYVGRTLTDRGIKLGVSSIRADTVDTELAEILKAGGLRTFTVASDAPSERLRRWLKKGITTEDLIKTAHISRDLGFKGIKVYMMIGLGPENDDDISELISFTKELAGINRIALGISPFVPKRHTPHFADPFAGVQTIEKRMKRIQKELRTTAELRNVSAKWAWVESVIARGGPEVGMAAHQIYRNESIGAWKKALDEVGWHDEFETNSPVIDLPPGQYEAKDVSAHAQGLAV
- the icd gene encoding NADP-dependent isocitrate dehydrogenase, which codes for MDKHIKVPDQGEKISMRSGVLTVPDQPIIPFVEGDGTGADIWKASVRVLDAAVEKAYGGKRKIAWMEVYAGDKANEVYGEAVWLPQATIDAFKEYLIGIKGPLTTPVGGGIRSINVALRQELDLYACLRPVQYFEGVPSPVKHPEHVDMIIFRENTEDIYAGIEYMAGTPDAAKMRDFLVNEMGVKKIRFPDSSSFGVKPVSKEGTERLVRAAIQYALDNGRKSVTLVHKGNIMKFTEGGFRDWGYELAKKEFGGVEIDGGPWLKLPGGIVIKDVIADAFLQQIILRPKEYDVIATLNLNGDYISDALAAQVGGIGIAPGANINYVSGTAVFEATHGTAPKYAGKDVINPSSVILSGEMMLRYLGWTEAADLILASLSKTIGQKTVTYDFARLMDGANEVGTSTFADALIENM